One part of the Phragmites australis chromosome 3, lpPhrAust1.1, whole genome shotgun sequence genome encodes these proteins:
- the LOC133910884 gene encoding cyclin-dependent kinases regulatory subunit 1-like, which translates to MGQIQYSEKYFDDTCEYRHVVLPPEVAKLLPKNRLLSENEWRAIGVQQSRGWVHYAIHRPEPHIMLFRRPLNYQQQQEAAAAAAAQMLPK; encoded by the exons ATGGGCCAGATCCAGTACTCTGAGAAGTACTTCGACGACACCTGTGAGTACAG GCACGTCGTCCTCCCGCCCGAGGTCGCCAAGCTCCTCCCTAAGAATCGCCTTCTCTCCGAG AACGAGTGGCGCGCGATCGGCGTGCAGCAGAGTCGCGGGTGGGTGCACTACGCCATCCACCGGCCGGAGCCGCACATCATGCTGTTCCGCCGCCCGCTCAActaccagcagcagcaggaggcggctgccgcggccgcggcgcagATGCTGCCCAAGTGA